The genomic segment GATGATAACATTGTCGCCGATTATCACTTTCTCGCGGATGGTGACATTCGGATAAATGAAACAGTTTTTCCCGATCTGCGCGCCCTCTCCTATAAAAACATGAGGCATCACCGCCGTGCCCGCGCCGATCCCGGAACCCTTCCCCGCGAAAACAAAAGCGGCGATGCTGGCGGTGGCGTCAACACCGGAGCCGGAAACGTCCGCGAGAGGGCTTATGCCTTCCGGCGGGCGCGGCGGCGGCTCTCTCAAAAGAGCTACCGTTTTCGCGAATCCGAGATAGGGATTTTTACAGACAACCGCGGGGATGGAGCTTTTCATCCCCTCCCCGGCTATAACGGCGGATGCCCGCGTTTTTTTCAGGGCCCCGGCGTATTTGGGGTTGGAGATAAAAGTGATATCTCCGGGCCCGGCGCTTTCTATATCCGAGATGTTATTTATTTCAACATCCCGCAACTGCCCGAGCGCCCCTGCGGACGAAGCGCTTTCAGAGCCGCCTTTTATTTCTCCGCCTATGCGGAGGGCTATTTCGGATAATTTCATAACGGCGCGCCATTCATTTCAATTTTTCTAAAACTGTTTCTGTCAGATCCGTGGCAGGGATGCCGTAAACGGCGTTGTTTTTATCAATGACCAGATCGTATCCGCCCTCCTCGGCGGCCTCGGCGACCGCGTCATAGATCCTGCCCATTATCTGCGACATGTATTCGCTTTTGATATTCTTCAAACTTTCCCTGGCCTCCACCGAGAGGAGTTCCTTTTGTTCCCTGAGAGCTTTTATCTCTTCGCCTCGCGTGTCGGTTTTCACTGTTGCGGTGGATATCTCCACATCCGGCGCCGTGGAGATGGAAACGCTCACCGGCGTCTCCTCCTCAAGGGCCATGCTGGTCTCAAGCTGGCGTATTTTAGCGTCCATGGCGGTAATGTCCGAAAGATATTTTTCCCTGCGGATGTCCATTTCTTTTTCCGCCAGTTCCTTCATGCGGAAGCGCGAATAAATGCCCTCTATGTCAACGAAAGCCACCTTCTGCGTGGAGATCATCTCCGCGCGGACGAGCCCTGAGCACAAAAAGCACAAACAGATGAATTTCAGCGCGGTCAAAGCGATTGCCCCCTTTTTTCCGGATTTTACCAAAAGATATCCCCTATTGTAAAATACCACTGCGTCTGGGATTCGCCTTTCACATGATCGAGGCCTTTTGCCCAGTCCAGCCGCACGGGGAAAGCGGGGATCTTGAATCTTATTCCCATCCCCCACCCTCTTTTAAAATGATTTTCCGTCTGGCCGAAGGACCAGTTCACATCTTCTCTTTTATCCCATGTACCGCCGAAATCAAAGAAAAACGCCCATTGCAGGACAGTCTGATTGTTCTCCCTGACGAGCGGAAACTTGAGTTCCAGATTATTGACATTCATGTACCTTCCGCCACCGGCCGGGCCTATCTGCCCCCTGTAATCATAACCTCTTATGGATTCGCCGCCGCCGGTGTAAAAACGCTCGTAAACCGGCACATCGGGGGTTGCCCCGTACCCCGTGACAACGCCCGCCTCAAAATT from the Candidatus Omnitrophota bacterium genome contains:
- the lpxD gene encoding UDP-3-O-(3-hydroxymyristoyl)glucosamine N-acyltransferase, whose translation is MKLSEIALRIGGEIKGGSESASSAGALGQLRDVEINNISDIESAGPGDITFISNPKYAGALKKTRASAVIAGEGMKSSIPAVVCKNPYLGFAKTVALLREPPPRPPEGISPLADVSGSGVDATASIAAFVFAGKGSGIGAGTAVMPHVFIGEGAQIGKNCFIYPNVTIREKVIIGDNVIIHSGSVIGSDGYGYVQDEGGHKKIPQAGNVVIENDVEIGANVCVDRAALSSTVIGEGTKIDNLVHIAHNVRIGRHCLILGQTGIAGSTVIGDYTTLASQSGVSGHLKIGNRVTVAARGGVIKDLADGVLVSGFPARDHREMLKVYAATMRLPEMLEMFRKMKGPQIRRGGKANG
- a CDS encoding OmpH family outer membrane protein, whose translation is MVKSGKKGAIALTALKFICLCFLCSGLVRAEMISTQKVAFVDIEGIYSRFRMKELAEKEMDIRREKYLSDITAMDAKIRQLETSMALEEETPVSVSISTAPDVEISTATVKTDTRGEEIKALREQKELLSVEARESLKNIKSEYMSQIMGRIYDAVAEAAEEGGYDLVIDKNNAVYGIPATDLTETVLEKLK